Proteins co-encoded in one Bacillus infantis NRRL B-14911 genomic window:
- a CDS encoding lysylphosphatidylglycerol synthase domain-containing protein — protein MAIKNKYIFLLKLALPALFFIVLGYEAKGMLSKLDWDASAGLARSLSFLDLLYIFALGIAALSPMYFYDVVLLQMFSVHIPKTKLFFYSLSANAYSNIVGLGGIAGATLRTYFYKKYLPKDSPLVLTAAKLSFFFLTGLSLFAIAVLTNSAGPLDGWESVPLWAIALYNPLFLALYWHRKPFWDIPGNRKGFVSELVAISIFEWLFIVLCIWGISHTIGVNISFFQLFPIVIIALCTGIISMIPGGAGSFDLIFLLMMQREGVAGEAAMLILFLYRLSYYLFPVLLGTPFIVKKILGK, from the coding sequence GTGGCAATAAAAAATAAATATATCTTTCTGCTGAAACTTGCCCTGCCAGCATTATTTTTCATTGTCTTAGGATATGAGGCTAAAGGCATGCTCTCCAAATTGGACTGGGATGCTTCTGCCGGATTGGCCCGCAGTCTTTCATTCCTGGATTTGCTCTATATATTTGCTCTTGGAATCGCCGCCCTTTCTCCAATGTACTTTTACGATGTTGTACTGCTTCAGATGTTTTCTGTCCATATACCGAAAACAAAATTATTCTTTTATTCACTTTCAGCTAACGCGTATTCCAATATCGTGGGTCTGGGAGGCATAGCGGGTGCCACCCTCAGGACATATTTCTATAAGAAATATCTGCCGAAGGACAGTCCGCTGGTATTGACGGCTGCCAAGCTCTCGTTCTTCTTTTTAACCGGTCTTTCTCTTTTTGCAATTGCTGTCCTAACCAATTCTGCAGGGCCGCTGGATGGCTGGGAGAGTGTGCCCTTATGGGCGATTGCACTTTATAACCCGCTTTTTTTGGCACTTTACTGGCACCGGAAGCCTTTTTGGGATATTCCCGGAAACCGGAAAGGCTTTGTATCTGAGCTGGTTGCCATTTCAATCTTTGAATGGCTGTTCATCGTCCTATGCATATGGGGGATATCCCATACAATCGGGGTGAACATATCCTTTTTTCAGCTGTTCCCAATCGTCATCATCGCGCTGTGTACTGGAATTATCAGCATGATTCCGGGCGGAGCAGGATCTTTTGATCTGATCTTCCTCTTAATGATGCAGAGGGAGGGGGTTGCAGGTGAAGCTGCCATGCTCATCCTGTTTTTGTACAGGCTCAGCTATTATCTATTCCCAGTCCTTCTAGGAACACCGTTTATTGTAAAGAAAATACTGGGAAAATAA
- the yidC gene encoding membrane protein insertase YidC: MKLKKNPAAFLVLSLTAILLSACQASQPGQQSDGFFNTYLVQPFASAIHMVAELFNGNFGLSIILITLIIRLALMPLMLKQYKRQQDMKGKMDVLKPEMDKIQAQLKKTKDQKEQQKLQQEMFALYRKHGVNPLNMGCLPILIQMPILMGFYYAIRSSHEIATHSFLWFNLGQPDLLITAAAGIVYYLQFKVTQANMPVQQQNQMKFMGLLSPVMIVVFSFSAPAALPLYWTVGGTFLIVQTLIGRRLYQTAPAAKEAEISK, from the coding sequence TTGAAATTGAAAAAAAATCCTGCTGCATTTCTTGTTCTATCTTTAACAGCTATCCTTCTTTCCGCATGCCAGGCATCACAGCCCGGCCAGCAGAGTGATGGCTTTTTCAACACCTATCTGGTCCAGCCTTTTGCAAGTGCCATCCATATGGTCGCTGAATTATTTAATGGCAATTTCGGTTTATCCATCATCCTTATTACGCTGATCATCCGCCTGGCCCTTATGCCGCTTATGCTTAAGCAGTACAAAAGGCAGCAGGATATGAAAGGCAAAATGGATGTGCTGAAGCCGGAAATGGACAAGATCCAGGCCCAGTTGAAAAAGACGAAAGATCAAAAAGAACAGCAAAAGCTGCAGCAGGAAATGTTTGCCCTTTACCGCAAGCATGGAGTCAACCCGCTCAATATGGGCTGTCTTCCTATCCTGATTCAAATGCCTATTCTGATGGGCTTTTACTATGCCATCAGAAGTTCTCATGAAATTGCTACCCATTCTTTTCTATGGTTCAACCTTGGACAGCCTGATCTGCTCATAACAGCTGCAGCAGGCATAGTCTACTATCTGCAGTTTAAAGTGACTCAGGCCAATATGCCAGTCCAGCAGCAAAACCAGATGAAGTTCATGGGACTGCTCTCGCCGGTCATGATTGTGGTCTTCTCCTTCAGCGCTCCAGCAGCCCTGCCATTATACTGGACTGTAGGAGGAACATTCCTTATCGTGCAGACCCTTATCGGACGCAGGCTTTATCAGACGGCTCCTGCAGCCAAAGAAGCGGAAATATCTAAGTAA